Proteins from a genomic interval of Brachybacterium vulturis:
- a CDS encoding TIGR02679 family protein: MTEDGAAGSRRAGGGAAARAGDRAALDRLLGDPAMEWLVTRVRKRIPGAGEALLSGTVQLSGPTAEQRAAAVRVVGPPRRAGTALRVDLAVVEEILRRGPWPAGLADAVETLTGPVVDRRVQQVRETAAWEAARDRLAPVIAHFPRLARWWGPWCAAGGLKRVTSTEAARIGAPVTPALGADLVSRAAAVMDRLPAVQQPLPVLARETMGDAHGLDADRPLGRLMVAVARAAFMPDAEPEELSRRDVWASAGVMLSTVSSTALVLGVAGASSPDPGYGARRARAATATATSLEAMREARIPLVLTLDQVRSGGVRAMPRGSVVHACENPTIVEVVAERWARQRAEAEREAASTGGQPDEALGDAAGPVLVCISGQPSAAVVELLQILTAEGAALRYHGDFDWAGLRIARSLLTQVEWVPWRFTATDYVQVVREGRPSRDLTGRPALSPWDPHLAEVMVEWDLAVEEEAVADLLATDVIGPETLSRRGPRARSESSAAVPGRPARRSPSRPGCVPGG, translated from the coding sequence ATGACCGAGGACGGAGCAGCGGGCAGCCGGCGAGCGGGGGGCGGGGCGGCAGCGCGAGCGGGGGACCGGGCGGCGCTGGACCGATTGCTGGGCGATCCCGCGATGGAATGGCTGGTCACCCGGGTGCGGAAGCGGATCCCCGGTGCCGGGGAGGCACTGCTGAGCGGGACGGTCCAGCTCAGCGGACCCACGGCTGAGCAGCGAGCTGCCGCCGTGCGAGTGGTGGGACCGCCGCGACGAGCCGGGACCGCGCTGCGGGTGGATCTGGCCGTCGTCGAGGAGATCCTGCGGCGCGGCCCCTGGCCCGCGGGCCTGGCTGACGCCGTCGAGACCCTCACCGGACCGGTGGTCGACCGCCGGGTCCAGCAGGTCCGGGAGACGGCCGCATGGGAAGCGGCCCGTGATCGGCTGGCCCCGGTGATCGCGCATTTCCCGAGGCTTGCCCGGTGGTGGGGGCCCTGGTGCGCAGCCGGCGGCCTGAAGCGGGTCACCTCAACCGAAGCGGCCCGGATCGGTGCTCCGGTCACCCCGGCGCTGGGCGCGGACCTGGTGAGCAGGGCGGCAGCGGTAATGGACCGGTTGCCGGCCGTGCAGCAGCCGCTCCCGGTCCTCGCCCGGGAGACGATGGGCGATGCGCACGGTCTGGATGCGGACCGGCCCCTGGGCCGGCTGATGGTCGCGGTGGCCAGGGCGGCGTTCATGCCCGACGCGGAACCCGAGGAACTGTCCCGGCGTGATGTCTGGGCGTCGGCCGGAGTCATGCTGTCCACGGTCTCCTCGACCGCCCTGGTCCTGGGAGTGGCCGGCGCGTCCTCGCCCGATCCCGGCTACGGTGCTCGGAGGGCGAGAGCCGCGACGGCGACGGCGACGTCCTTGGAGGCGATGCGGGAAGCGCGCATTCCGCTGGTGCTGACACTTGATCAGGTGCGTTCGGGGGGAGTGCGGGCGATGCCGCGAGGCAGCGTCGTCCATGCCTGCGAGAACCCGACCATCGTCGAGGTGGTGGCCGAACGCTGGGCCCGCCAGCGCGCCGAAGCCGAGCGCGAGGCGGCTTCCACCGGCGGACAGCCCGATGAGGCCCTCGGCGACGCCGCGGGACCGGTGCTGGTGTGCATCTCGGGCCAGCCGAGCGCGGCCGTGGTCGAGCTGCTGCAGATCCTGACCGCCGAGGGGGCGGCGCTGCGGTATCACGGCGACTTCGACTGGGCCGGACTGCGGATCGCACGGAGCCTTCTCACGCAGGTGGAGTGGGTGCCGTGGCGCTTCACGGCCACGGACTATGTGCAGGTCGTGCGGGAGGGGCGACCCTCGCGGGACCTGACGGGGAGACCGGCGCTGTCGCCGTGGGATCCGCACTTGGCGGAGGTGATGGTCGAGTGGGACCTCGCGGTCGAGGAGGAGGCGGTGGCGGACCTGCTGGCGACCGACGTGATCGGTCCGGAAACGCTCAGCCGACGCGGTCCTCGGGCTCGGAGCGAGTCGTCGGCCGCGGTGCCGGGGCGGCCAGCTCGGCGATCTCCGTCTCGTCCAGGGTGCGTGCCCGGCGGGTGA
- a CDS encoding DNA recombination protein RmuC → MSGTSGLLLGMLLGAALGAVLTWLLLRERARVAELRRRTAADASAQLLRLADERYERDTARRDAAEEEREAELQRTLAPITATLTHLEQSLARSEAARIDAEGALRSHLAQLAQRAQSLETGTSALTAALRAPTARGRWGEVQLRRIVEAAGMLEHVDFSEQTAGTRADGEHGQRPDLVVHLAGDRQVVIDAKAPMDAYLDATEELDPQRAAARRKAHAKALRHHVGVLSAKGYWKALGDTPEFTVLFVPSDGVLAAALETDPALLEDAFARDVVIASPATLVALLRTVAHTWRTDALNRDAREVLDAGRELHHRLGTFTSHLGKVGRSLDSSVAAFNEAVGSLQSRVMVTARRFEELGMAGTALDEVEQLTRRARTLDETEIAELAAPAPRPTTRSEPEDRVG, encoded by the coding sequence ATGAGCGGAACATCGGGACTCCTGCTGGGCATGCTCCTGGGCGCGGCGCTCGGCGCCGTCCTGACCTGGCTGCTGCTGCGCGAGCGTGCGCGCGTCGCCGAACTGCGCCGGCGCACCGCGGCGGATGCCTCCGCGCAGCTGCTGCGTCTGGCCGATGAGCGGTACGAGCGGGACACCGCCCGGCGCGACGCCGCCGAGGAGGAGCGGGAGGCCGAGCTGCAGCGCACCCTGGCGCCCATCACGGCGACCCTCACCCATCTGGAGCAGTCCCTGGCCCGCTCGGAGGCCGCTCGGATCGATGCCGAGGGGGCGCTGCGCTCCCATCTCGCACAGCTCGCCCAGCGCGCCCAGTCCCTGGAGACCGGCACCAGCGCGCTCACGGCCGCGCTGCGGGCGCCCACCGCCCGGGGCCGCTGGGGCGAGGTGCAGCTGCGGCGCATCGTCGAGGCCGCGGGGATGCTCGAGCACGTCGACTTCTCCGAGCAGACTGCCGGCACCCGGGCCGACGGCGAGCACGGACAGCGCCCCGACCTGGTGGTGCACCTGGCCGGGGACCGGCAGGTGGTGATCGATGCGAAAGCGCCGATGGACGCCTACCTCGACGCCACCGAGGAGCTCGATCCCCAGCGCGCCGCGGCCCGGCGGAAGGCTCACGCCAAGGCGCTGCGGCACCACGTGGGCGTGCTCTCGGCCAAGGGGTACTGGAAGGCGCTCGGGGACACCCCGGAGTTCACGGTGCTGTTCGTGCCCAGCGACGGGGTGCTGGCCGCGGCGCTGGAGACCGATCCGGCGCTGCTGGAGGACGCCTTCGCCCGGGACGTGGTGATCGCCTCCCCCGCCACCCTGGTCGCTCTGCTGCGCACCGTCGCCCATACCTGGCGCACCGACGCCCTGAACCGCGACGCCCGCGAGGTGCTCGACGCCGGCCGCGAGCTGCACCACCGACTGGGCACCTTCACCTCCCACCTGGGCAAGGTGGGCCGTTCGCTGGACTCCTCGGTCGCCGCGTTCAACGAGGCGGTGGGCTCCCTGCAGTCGCGGGTGATGGTCACCGCACGCCGCTTCGAGGAGCTGGGGATGGCGGGCACGGCGCTGGACGAGGTTGAACAGCTCACCCGCCGGGCACGCACCCTGGACGAGACGGAGATCGCCGAGCTGGCCGCCCCGGCACCGCGGCCGACGACTCGCTCCGAGCCCGAGGACCGCGTCGGCTGA